The following nucleotide sequence is from Paracrocinitomix mangrovi.
TTGGGCATTGAAACAGGGAAATAAAGCCATTGTAACAACGAATTTTAGACCGTATGAAGCTGCAATTTTACATGCTTGTACTCAAGTTTCACCTGCAATAGATGTTATTTGGTGCGATACAGGTTATAATACTCCTAATACATATAAATGTGCTCAACAAATCATAGATCAGTTAAATCTTAAAATAGATTTATTTGTGCCTCAACAAACTTCTGCGTTTAGAGATGCTTTAATGGGAATTCCTTCAGTGGAGGATGATAATCATACTGAATTTACTAGACAAGTAAAGCTTGAACCCTTCCAGCGTGCTATGCAAAAACACCGTCCGGATATATGGTTTACCAATTTAAGAAAAGGTCAAACTGCCTTAAGGGATAAGCTTGATATTCTGAGTTTTGGAAGTGATGGGGTATTAAAAGTAAGTCCATTTTATTATTACTCAGATGAAGACCTGGACACTTATTTATTGGAGCATAATTTACCTAATGAATTCAAATATTATGATCCTACTAAAGCATTGGAAAACAGAGAATGTGGATTGCATACTCTTGTAAAGTAACATTCAAATTATTTAAAAATGGATTATTTAGATCAGTTAGAAGACGAGGCAATCTACATTATGAGAGAGGTTGCAGCCCAGTTTGATAAACCTGTTTTACTTTTTTCAGGAGGCAAAGATTCAATTACTTTGGTGCATTTAGCAATTAAGGCTTTTTATCCTGCCAAAGTTCCTTTTCCGTTGATGCATGTTGATACAGGACATAATTTCCCTGAAACTATTCAATTTAGGGATGAATTGGTGAGTAAGTATGGCTTAAATCTTCATATAGAGTATGTTCAAGATGCTATTGACGCAAATTTAGTGCAGGAAGAATCAGGTAAATATGCCAGTAGAAATGCGCTTCAAACAGTTTCCCTTTTAAATGGAATTGAAAAACATGGTTTCAATGCATGTATAGGAGGTGCCCGAAGAGATGAAGAAAAAGCTAGGGCTAAAGAAAGAATATTTTCTGTAAGAGATGATTTTGGACAATGGAATGCAAAAAATCAACGACCTGAATTGTTTGATTTGCTAAATGGTAGAATTAATCAAGGAGAGAATGTACGTGCATTTCCAATTTCTAATTGGACAGAACTTGATGTGTGGAACTATATCAAAAGAGAGGAAATAGCATTGCCATCTGTCTATTTTGCACATAACAGAAAGGTCTTTTTAAGAGATGGATTAATATGGTCTGACTCTGCATTCATCAACAAATCTGATGATGAAGAAGTAATTGAAAAAATTGTCCGTTTTAGAACAGTTGGGGATATGACATGTACAGCAGCAGTTGAATCATATGCTTCAGATATTGATGCTGTAATTGGTGAAATAATTGCAGCAGAAATTTCAGAAAGAGGAGCAAGAATTGATGACAAACGCTCAGAAGCGGCAATGGAAAAAAGAAAAG
It contains:
- the cysD gene encoding sulfate adenylyltransferase subunit CysD; this translates as MDYLDQLEDEAIYIMREVAAQFDKPVLLFSGGKDSITLVHLAIKAFYPAKVPFPLMHVDTGHNFPETIQFRDELVSKYGLNLHIEYVQDAIDANLVQEESGKYASRNALQTVSLLNGIEKHGFNACIGGARRDEEKARAKERIFSVRDDFGQWNAKNQRPELFDLLNGRINQGENVRAFPISNWTELDVWNYIKREEIALPSVYFAHNRKVFLRDGLIWSDSAFINKSDDEEVIEKIVRFRTVGDMTCTAAVESYASDIDAVIGEIIAAEISERGARIDDKRSEAAMEKRKEVGYF
- a CDS encoding phosphoadenosine phosphosulfate reductase family protein; translation: MTAIKENLEELNLELRNALPEQIVRWALKQGNKAIVTTNFRPYEAAILHACTQVSPAIDVIWCDTGYNTPNTYKCAQQIIDQLNLKIDLFVPQQTSAFRDALMGIPSVEDDNHTEFTRQVKLEPFQRAMQKHRPDIWFTNLRKGQTALRDKLDILSFGSDGVLKVSPFYYYSDEDLDTYLLEHNLPNEFKYYDPTKALENRECGLHTLVK